The Drosophila innubila isolate TH190305 chromosome 3R unlocalized genomic scaffold, UK_Dinn_1.0 2_E_3R, whole genome shotgun sequence genome has a segment encoding these proteins:
- the LOC117789920 gene encoding fibrinogen-like protein 1, whose product MKTLVYIFLSVFWLSLTFAHLDSNVELFKSYPDSCTSAKPKKNGIYKIKVNGQIMPVYCDVALTGSPWLVIQRRVDVSVNFYRNWSSYQEGFGDLEKSFFIGLNTLNTLTVSKSHQLYVHLEDFEGQKRFARYDRFAIGNEANMYGLNTLGTYSGTAGDGLRFHQNAKFSTYDRNNGNITVNRAARYTGAWWYNTTHNSNLNGLYFGGDYGVEQSGRGITWNYWRGNNYSYKTVHMMIRPN is encoded by the exons ATGAAGACGCTAGTGTACATTTTCTTGTCAGTCTTCTGGCTGTCTTTGACCTTTGCCCATCTAGATTCAAACGTTGAATTGTTCAAGAGTTATCCTGATTCGTGTACATCTGCTAAGCCCAAAAAGAATGGTATatacaaaatcaaagtaaatGGACAAATTATGCCCGTATACTGTGATGTTGCTCTCACTGGATCCCCCTGGTTGGTCATTCAGCGTCGTGTGGATGTCTCCGTTAACTTCTATAGGAACTGGTCATCATATCAGGAAGGATTCGGTGACTTGGAAAAGAGCTTCTTTATTGGCCTGAATACGCTGAATACTCTAACTGTATCAAAATCCCATCAACTCTACGTTCATCTAGAGGACTTTGAAGGTCAAAAGCGTTTTGCCCGATACGATCGGTTTGCCATTGGTAACGAGGCCAATATGTATGGTCTTAATACATTGGGAACCTATTCAGGTACAGCTGGAGATGGACTTAGATTCCATCAGAATGCAAAATTCTCAACCTATGATCGGAATAATGGCAATATTACCGTAAACCGAGCTGCCAGATATACTGGGGCCTGGTGGTACAATACCACCCACAATAG CAATCTGAATGGTCTTTATTTCGGAGGTGATTATGGAGTGGAACAAAGCGGTCGTGGCATAACCTGGAATTACTGGCGTGGCAATAACTATAGCTATAAAACCGTTCACATGATGATACGACCAAATTAA